The following are encoded in a window of Verrucomicrobiota bacterium genomic DNA:
- a CDS encoding biopolymer transporter ExbD, with amino-acid sequence MNLSKHIKDEPMQLQLAPFIDVILFLLTFFLLTWNISRYEAELSVSLPTATESETSTRMPGEILINVNRAGDIIINRRTLAAEELQSILTQVTSDFPDQAVILRADAKTDYQNVINVIDICKASKIWNIAFTTTNPEEK; translated from the coding sequence ATGAACCTTTCTAAGCACATCAAAGACGAGCCTATGCAACTGCAACTGGCTCCATTCATTGATGTGATTCTCTTTCTGCTTACCTTCTTCTTGCTTACTTGGAATATCTCCCGTTACGAGGCCGAGCTGAGTGTCAGCTTGCCCACCGCAACCGAATCCGAAACCTCGACACGCATGCCCGGAGAGATTTTGATTAATGTCAATAGAGCTGGGGATATCATCATCAACCGCAGAACACTGGCAGCAGAAGAGCTTCAAAGTATTCTCACCCAAGTTACCTCAGATTTTCCTGACCAAGCTGTCATCCTCAGGGCAGATGCTAAAACGGACTATCAAAATGTCATCAACGTCATTGACATCTGTAAGGCATCCAAGATCTGGAATATCGCTTTCACTACCACGAATCCGGAGGAAAAATAA
- a CDS encoding transglutaminase family protein, whose product MLKNNRISLRSYAFLYTLLLLLGGSKGHATAESSFRDLQLTDKQKKELISQVNFQVSIGFLEGYRTDLLEGSVEARLEELHKKLTDASSREEVISIRWQIIEVLSEKEQEHQLQLHHEAQKILESIDGLSAQKLGAADLLLAKAKALAVLGQHEQALEFYHKAFLFNPQKMKVYIDVLGLFLTLKPHELKTEYWQYVSRQWLDAGEAFFEIQKQKGENALNADFYSKAYRFENVHARLSVYRANVIKNPEATNILLNTDYYASVGIDHLEQACKLAPDNTAFYYKFLSKQLLIHYIQLSNSDMIQYALDELRQLIGSTEDDEKSSPWKVLSKEESMLQLAEVIDEILEATPEKHKYNRDYYSLIKFRDFFVRPDADKLVRVSLDLVDQFPEEVKYLNDYFLALLMQFSLENKETNFVDKADKHKQFIALSGDELFRAYQKNYQLNPTATCAIMIANLFYKRDRISDGLTLTREFVDAHPEDYRLQGALGCFLMKAGEYQKAVEHFQRAACKASGDRQSKAYDWKNLALARLLAGQVNDAAHAYTIARGLYKNDSGETEDFYEGLDSILGNPFNSENLPEFPWNNLEEVLRDHSEDQAFSSKVFYTELQLDPSRKTEIHKSMFLLKSVHNEILRYLKMQEAQTVEEKVECLNSFLNHGLGLGYVASLEQGNDSFPGYTLAQGKGNCLSLSLLYLILAEHLQLPLEMEAIPRHAFISHDSQRKQRVIEATEFSFLERDHDSYKRLFSEETSYKQFLQNQENRHVISKQQALAYMVSNFTAELHYRNKSEQALKKLDLLHKVFPKEKHFLKGKVLVNLCKWKQAEPGDGNGSSALDTFSIDQNASNLIQVLREDVDSDKVLSLLDKIIQLDPADSFAYSCKRQVYTTYKKDDTEAVENAILATKLAWNASLTELIELAESLEKQEKIDLALKCYQSAVEINPDSIQAQSAWAAALSKYQREDQASKARVALQHVIEALPVDKRSLISLLGYIEDDSEMKEHERFLLALYTPRQIGEFFKDGEILPRDCDRAMKYYQKAIMEGDSVAAHDLGEWYFAGFCDKKPNRNDLQQAHSYYEKGSQLGNKSSTSMLATFYDPSNARWAKKRNKIVGGADANKAAQLYLEAANKREVLACDRLARLYLNGLHPGGKNLRKAYDWFKKASQLGSETSTTMLASFYDSSDAEGTQERNNVVGGADPEKAAELYLQAGLQGHARAFFRLGNIYLEGRHPQGKNLAQAFGYYMRGGKLDDKECITMVASYFDPSDVDWAKERNQVVGGADAKRAASLYLTAAKRGQAWACYRLGNLFLEGTHYNGKHLESALKLYRRGTELKHKDCMAKLASFYDPSDADWARERNKAVGGADAEKAIELYLQAAEQGNTWAQNRLGSIYYNGAGTERNESEALTWYRKAAEQEAYTKDSLNNLAWIYATSSEVNFLNGTEAQKLALKAVEKEKNHSTLDTLAAAYARNGEFEKAIATVRESIDLLNQEDTLDHAAKQNQLLDVQGRLDLYLASMPYTAQKD is encoded by the coding sequence ATGCTTAAGAACAACCGAATTAGTCTCAGATCATATGCATTTTTATATACACTGCTTCTCCTTCTGGGGGGAAGTAAAGGCCACGCTACAGCCGAGTCATCCTTTCGAGATTTACAGCTAACAGATAAGCAAAAGAAGGAGTTGATATCGCAAGTTAATTTTCAAGTAAGTATAGGCTTCTTGGAAGGATATCGAACAGATCTATTAGAGGGTTCAGTTGAAGCAAGATTGGAGGAACTTCATAAAAAGTTGACAGATGCATCTTCAAGGGAAGAGGTCATCAGCATTAGATGGCAGATCATTGAGGTCTTATCCGAAAAAGAGCAAGAGCATCAGCTTCAGTTACATCATGAGGCTCAAAAAATCTTAGAGTCCATTGATGGATTATCTGCTCAAAAGCTTGGTGCGGCGGATCTTCTTTTAGCTAAAGCAAAGGCGCTGGCAGTTTTAGGGCAACATGAGCAAGCCTTAGAATTCTACCATAAAGCGTTCCTCTTTAATCCTCAGAAAATGAAAGTCTACATAGATGTTCTAGGTCTTTTTCTAACTCTTAAGCCTCACGAACTTAAGACAGAATATTGGCAATACGTCTCTAGGCAATGGCTAGATGCTGGCGAGGCCTTTTTCGAGATACAAAAACAAAAGGGTGAAAACGCCCTGAATGCGGATTTCTATTCCAAGGCCTATCGTTTTGAAAACGTTCATGCGAGGTTGTCTGTATACCGTGCCAATGTCATAAAGAATCCCGAGGCTACCAATATATTGCTTAATACAGATTACTATGCGTCTGTAGGAATCGATCACTTGGAACAAGCCTGTAAACTTGCTCCTGATAATACGGCCTTTTACTACAAATTTCTTAGCAAGCAGCTCTTGATTCACTATATCCAGCTATCTAATAGTGACATGATACAGTATGCACTTGATGAGCTTCGTCAGTTGATAGGTTCTACTGAGGACGATGAAAAATCATCACCATGGAAGGTCCTGTCAAAAGAGGAGAGTATGCTTCAGCTTGCGGAGGTAATCGATGAAATATTAGAAGCAACTCCTGAGAAACATAAATATAATCGCGATTATTATTCTTTAATTAAGTTCCGTGACTTTTTTGTTCGTCCAGATGCCGATAAGCTGGTGCGAGTTTCATTAGATTTAGTCGACCAATTTCCTGAGGAAGTTAAATATCTTAACGATTATTTTTTAGCCTTGTTGATGCAATTTAGCTTGGAAAATAAAGAAACGAATTTTGTAGATAAGGCTGATAAACATAAACAATTCATCGCTCTCTCAGGAGATGAACTTTTCAGAGCATACCAAAAAAACTACCAATTAAATCCCACGGCTACCTGTGCCATAATGATTGCTAATTTGTTTTATAAAAGGGACAGGATCAGCGATGGGTTAACTTTGACGCGGGAATTTGTTGATGCACATCCTGAAGATTATCGTCTTCAGGGAGCTTTGGGTTGCTTCCTTATGAAGGCGGGTGAGTATCAAAAAGCAGTGGAACATTTTCAAAGAGCTGCATGTAAAGCGTCTGGGGATAGACAATCCAAAGCTTATGATTGGAAAAATCTTGCGTTGGCAAGACTTCTAGCCGGGCAAGTGAATGATGCCGCCCATGCTTATACGATAGCCAGGGGGCTATATAAGAACGATAGCGGGGAAACAGAGGACTTTTATGAGGGATTAGATAGTATCCTGGGAAATCCATTTAATTCAGAAAACTTGCCCGAATTTCCTTGGAATAATCTTGAAGAAGTACTCAGAGATCATAGTGAAGATCAAGCATTCAGCTCTAAAGTATTTTATACAGAGTTACAGCTAGATCCATCCAGGAAGACTGAAATTCATAAAAGCATGTTCCTATTAAAATCGGTCCATAATGAGATTTTGCGTTACCTCAAAATGCAGGAGGCACAAACGGTTGAAGAAAAAGTTGAATGCCTCAATAGTTTTTTAAATCATGGCTTAGGGCTGGGTTATGTTGCCTCTTTGGAACAAGGCAATGATAGTTTTCCTGGCTATACTTTAGCTCAAGGGAAAGGTAATTGTTTAAGCCTCAGTCTGCTCTACCTCATATTAGCAGAGCATTTGCAATTACCTCTGGAAATGGAAGCCATCCCCCGACATGCTTTTATTTCCCATGATTCCCAACGAAAGCAGAGGGTTATAGAAGCGACAGAGTTTTCTTTTTTAGAAAGAGATCATGACTCTTACAAAAGACTTTTTTCAGAAGAAACTAGCTACAAGCAATTTCTCCAGAATCAAGAAAATAGGCATGTGATTAGTAAGCAACAAGCCTTGGCTTACATGGTATCGAATTTTACTGCTGAGCTGCATTATCGCAATAAATCTGAGCAAGCCCTTAAGAAGCTCGACCTGCTGCATAAAGTTTTTCCCAAGGAGAAGCATTTTCTAAAGGGGAAGGTTTTGGTCAATCTCTGTAAGTGGAAACAGGCTGAGCCTGGAGATGGTAATGGTTCGAGTGCCCTCGATACTTTTTCAATCGATCAAAATGCTTCAAACCTCATTCAGGTGCTTCGCGAAGATGTTGATTCGGATAAAGTGCTGTCCTTATTGGATAAAATCATTCAATTAGATCCTGCAGACAGCTTTGCTTATAGTTGCAAAAGACAAGTCTATACCACCTATAAAAAAGATGATACTGAGGCCGTGGAGAATGCTATCTTAGCTACCAAGCTGGCGTGGAATGCTAGTCTTACAGAATTAATTGAACTTGCAGAATCCCTGGAAAAGCAAGAGAAGATTGATTTGGCTCTAAAATGCTACCAAAGTGCGGTTGAAATCAATCCGGACTCCATTCAGGCACAATCGGCTTGGGCAGCCGCCCTCTCCAAGTATCAAAGAGAGGATCAAGCTAGTAAGGCTCGAGTGGCGTTACAACATGTCATAGAAGCGCTTCCCGTAGATAAAAGATCTCTGATTAGCTTATTGGGTTATATTGAGGATGATTCGGAGATGAAAGAGCACGAGAGATTTTTGCTAGCTCTCTATACCCCGCGCCAAATAGGTGAGTTCTTCAAAGACGGGGAAATTCTGCCCAGAGACTGCGACAGAGCCATGAAATACTATCAAAAAGCGATCATGGAAGGGGATTCAGTAGCAGCTCATGACCTTGGGGAGTGGTATTTCGCCGGGTTTTGTGATAAGAAGCCTAATCGTAACGATTTGCAACAGGCTCATAGTTATTATGAAAAGGGGAGTCAATTAGGAAACAAGTCTAGCACCAGTATGCTGGCAACTTTTTATGATCCCTCTAATGCTAGATGGGCTAAAAAAAGAAATAAAATTGTAGGTGGAGCAGACGCTAATAAGGCTGCCCAGTTATATTTAGAAGCCGCTAATAAGAGGGAAGTGCTTGCTTGTGACCGTCTTGCAAGATTGTATCTCAATGGCTTGCATCCTGGTGGAAAGAATCTCCGAAAAGCCTATGATTGGTTTAAAAAGGCCAGTCAATTGGGAAGCGAGACGAGCACAACTATGCTGGCAAGTTTTTATGATTCCTCAGATGCTGAAGGCACCCAAGAGCGAAACAATGTAGTCGGAGGCGCTGATCCTGAAAAAGCTGCTGAGTTGTATTTACAGGCTGGGTTACAAGGTCATGCCAGGGCTTTTTTCAGATTGGGCAATATCTATTTGGAGGGTAGACATCCGCAGGGAAAAAATCTCGCGCAAGCTTTTGGATACTACATGCGTGGAGGTAAACTAGATGATAAGGAGTGTATCACGATGGTGGCAAGTTATTTTGATCCCTCGGATGTTGATTGGGCAAAAGAGCGAAACCAAGTTGTGGGAGGGGCCGATGCTAAACGTGCTGCATCCCTCTACTTAACTGCTGCAAAGCGAGGGCAAGCATGGGCCTGCTATAGATTGGGAAATCTATTCTTGGAGGGTACACACTATAATGGGAAACACTTAGAGAGTGCTTTAAAACTCTATCGAAGAGGCACCGAACTGAAACACAAGGACTGTATGGCTAAGCTGGCAAGTTTTTATGACCCCTCGGATGCTGACTGGGCCAGAGAGCGAAACAAGGCAGTCGGGGGCGCAGATGCGGAAAAGGCAATAGAATTATATTTGCAAGCTGCTGAGCAAGGAAACACTTGGGCCCAAAACAGATTGGGCAGTATTTATTATAACGGAGCAGGCACAGAAAGGAACGAAAGCGAGGCCTTAACATGGTATCGCAAGGCTGCTGAGCAGGAAGCTTACACCAAGGATTCTTTAAATAATCTCGCCTGGATTTATGCCACTAGCAGCGAGGTGAATTTTTTAAACGGCACGGAAGCTCAAAAGCTTGCTTTGAAAGCGGTGGAGAAGGAAAAAAATCATTCGACGCTGGATACTCTAGCTGCTGCTTATGCACGAAATGGAGAATTCGAAAAAGCAATTGCAACCGTCCGAGAATCTATCGACTTGCTTAATCAAGAGGATACGTTGGAT